The sequence CACGGCTGGCCCCTCAGCTCCGACGCCTGGGAGGACCAGATGCTGTTCCTCTCCGAGCACGGCTATCGCACCATCGCCCATGACCGCCGTGGCCACGGCCGCTCGTCGCAGCCGTGGGACGGGCACGACATGGACCACTTCGCGGACGACCTCGCCGAGCTGACCGAGGCGTTGGACCTGAAGAAGGCCATCCATGTCGGCCACTCGACGGGTGGCGGCGAAGTGGCGCGCTACATCGGCCGCCACGGCACCTCGCGCGTGGCCAAGGCGGTGCTCGTGGGCGCGGTGCCGCCCATCATGCTGAAGACGGACTGGCACCCCAACGGCCTGCCCATGGAGGTCTTCGACGGCATCCGCGCGGGCGTGCGCAATGACCGCGCCGCCTTCTTCAAGGACCTGACCATGGCCTTCTACGGCTTCAACCGTCCGGGCGTGAAGGTGTCCGAGGGCCTGCGCGAGAGCTTCTGGATGCAGGGCATGATGGGCGGGCTGAAGGCCGAGTACGACTGCGTGAAGGCCTTCTCCGAGACGGACTTCCGCGCGGACCTCGCGAAGTTCGACGTGCCCACGCTGGTGATGCACGGCGACGACGACCAGATTGTCCCCATCGACGCCGGAGGCCGGCTCACCGCCACCCTGGTCAAGGGCGCGACGCTGAAGGTGTACCCGGGCTTCAGCCACGGCATGGCCCAAATCAACAAGGACGTCATCAACAAGGACCTGCTGGCCTTCATCAAGGGCTGACGCGTCCCCGGCGGCCCGCGCGGAGTGCTGTCCCTCCGCGCGGCCCTACCGTGCAAAGGGCACGGTGAAGACGAAGCGCGCGCCGCCCGTGGGGAGGTTCTCCGCCCAGATGCGGCCGCCGTGCGCCTCGATGATGTTGCGGCAGATGGCCAGCCCCATCCCGAGCCCGGTCTCCTTGGTGGTGAAGAAGCTCTGGAACAGCCGCTCGTGGTGCTCCGGCGGGAAGCCCGGCCCCGAGTCCTCGATGGAGCAGCGCAGCTCGCCGTTGCTCGCCAGCGTCATCAAATCCAGACGCGGCCGGGCGCAATGGGCGCGCTTCATCTCCTGCATGGCGTTGAGCGCCAGGTTCACCACCGTCTGCTGGAGCTGCACGCGGTCCGCCTCGATGTCAGGCAGGCCGCTGGACAGCACCAGGCGCACGTCCACCTCGTGCGCCACGATTTCGTGGTGGAGGAAGGCCACCGCCTCCTCCACGACTTGATTGGGTGACAGGCGCTGCCGCTCCGACGCCTTGTTGGACGCCATGGCACGGATGCGGGCGATGATGTCCGCCGCGCGCCTCGCGTCGCTCACCATGTGGGCGTGGATGGCGCGCACCTCGTCCAAATCCGGCTGCGGCCGCGACAGCCAGCGCGCTCCCGCCGCGCCGTTGGCGGCGATGGCGGCCAGCGGCTGGTTCACCTCGTGCGCAATGGACGCCGTCAGCTCGCCGAGCATCGACAGACGCGAGGCATGGGCGAACTCGCTCTGGAGCTGCCGCAGCGCCTTCTGCGCCTTCACGCGCTCGGTGAGGTCGGTGAGGCCTACCAGCACCATGTTGCGCGCGCGCAGCTCGGGAGAGGCGTCGAGGGTGAAGAGCGTGTGGATTTCGGAGCCGTCCAGCCGGCAATTGACGGTCTCCTCCTCGAAGGTGACGCTCTGCTGGAAGCTGGAGATGAGCGAGCGCCGCACGACGGGATGGGACGACGGCGGCCAGAAGCGCGACACGGGCTGGCCAATCAGCTCCGAGCGCTCCCTCGCGCCCATGATGCGCACCGCCGCCTCGTTGACCTCGCTCACGAACATCGCGTCCATGTACGCGGCTAGGAAGCCGGGCTCCTCCTCCAGGTACGCGGCCATGTCGGTGATGCCGCGCGCCTCCAGGTCCGCGAAGAGCTGGCGCTGGCGCGTGGTGTCCATCTGGAACAGCGCCGTGGACATGGCCTCGAACAGGTTGCGGTAGCGCGCCTCGCTGGCGCGCACCTCGTCGCTCAGGCGTGTGACGTCCCGGCCGTACTCGAGGATGCGGAGGGGCGCGCCGTCCGGGCCGGGCTGCACCGTCCAGCGGACCTCCACGTGCTTCTCCTCGCCGGAGGCGGTGGTGCGCCGCAGCTCACCCTCCCAGTGCCCCTGCTCCAGCACGACGCGCTCCAGCCTCGCCAGCGTCCTCGGGTGGTGGGTGTTGAGGCCGTCATGCAGGTGGCGCCCCAGCATGACGTCGCGCGGGAAGCCGTAGAGCGCCTCGGAGGCCTTGTTCCACAGGAGGATGCGGCCCTCGAGGTCGCGGACGATGATGCTCTCGGATGCACCGTCGACGAGCGAGCCCAGCAGGTCCGGCGGGAGCGACGACACCGAGACTGCCTTTGCTTCCGCCATCAGCCCGCTCCGGCAAGGAGTCCTTCGGCGCTCCGGGGGACGAGCGCCTGAAGCCGTTACACCGCGAGCGCGCGCTCGACGCAAGCCACGAGCTCATCGCTGTCGAAGGGCTTCTTCAGCAGGCAGGAAGGCTTGCATGCCAGCGCTCGCTCCATGACGGAGGCATCCGACCTCGCGGTAATCATGATGACGGGCACCTTGGAACCCCGCGCGTCCAGCGTCTGCTTGAGGTCGATGCCGCTCATGCCCGGCATGTGGATGTCGGTGATGACCAGCCGCGTGCTCGTCAGCTCGCCGGACTCGAGGAACGCCTCTGCGCTCTCGAAGGCCAGCCCCTTGAGGCCCACCGAGCGCAGCAGGCTGAGGACCGCCGTGCGGACCGAAGCGTCGTCGTCGACCACGGAGATGAGGGACTCGGAGGACATGGCCTTCATTCAGACTTGCCCCGTAACGCGTCCAGGGTCTTCGGTAGCTTCAGGGCCTCCGCCATGCGGACGAGGTCGGCGAGCGAGTCCGCCTCCATCTTCCGCATCACCGAGCCGCGGTGAATCTTCACCGTGATTTCGCTCAGCTTCAGCTCACCGGCCACCTGCTTGTTGAGCAGTCCCGCCGTCACCAACGTCATCACCTGCTGCTCGCGCGGCGACAGGCTGTCATAGCGCCTGCGCAGGTCCGCCAGGCCCTCGCGCTCGGCGCGCCGCCTCCGGTGCCGCTCCACCGCCACCGCCACCGCGTCCAGCAGGTCCTGCTCGCGGAAGGGCTTGGCCAGGAAGTCCACCGCGCCTGCCTTCATTGCCCGCACCGACATGGGGATGTCGCCGTGGCCGGTCATCATGATGACCGGCAGGTCGATGCCGAGCGACTCGAGCTGCTCCTGGAAGGCCATGCCGCTCGTGCCCGGCAGCCGCACGTCGAGCAGGAGGCAGCCGGGAGCATCGCCGCGGTCCGCGTCGAGGAACGTCTTCACCGAGTCGTAGGTCCGGGCCTGCATGCCCACGGAGCGGAAGAGGGTCTGCAGCGCGGTCCGCAACGAAGCATCGTCGTCGACGATGTGGATGACTGCGTCCTCGGCCATGCCGGGAGCCTGACATGGCAGGTATGAGCCAGCAATCACCGCCATGCCCACGCCACCGGGGCGAGGGAGCCGGCCACGCACGAGGGCCTTCGGAAGAGTGGAAGCGACATGGCGCAAGCTCCTGCTTCGTGGATGGCGGGAGGATGCGCCCTGGCCGGGCCCGAGCCCATTCTACGTGGGTTGGGCCGCCCCTATACCTTGGTATGGGTGCCGGGGCAGGTGCATCCAGAAGCGGGTGCCCTCGCGCGGCGAGGACGACACCCGCAACAGGCCGCCATGGGCGCGCACGATTTCGTGGGTAATGTAGAGCCCCAGCCCCAGCCCGTTGCGCTGCACGCTGCACATGTCCTGGGCGCGCACGAAGGGGTCGAAGATGTGGGGCAGGCGCTCGGAGGGAATGGGCAGGCCCCAGTTGTGGACTTCCAACCGCACGCCGTCGTCCTCGTCGCACAGGGCCACCGTCACCGCCGTGTCCTCGGGCGAGTACTGCACGGCGTTGCCCACGAGGTTGGACGTCGCCTGCGCCATCCGGCCCGCGTCCCACTCGCCCCAGCCGTTGCCGGACAGGCTCAACTCGAAGCGCCGCCCGGGGTGCGCGACCTCCAACTCTTCCACCACCTGCAGGAGAAGGTCGTGCAGGTTCATCCGCGCGCGGTTCAGCGCGTAGCCCTCGCCCAGGCGCATGCGGGTGAAGTCGAACAGGTCATCTATCATCCGCGCCATGCGGTCCGCGGAGCCGGAGATGCGGCTGACGGCCTTGCGCTGCGGCTCGGCCAGCCCGCCGTAGCGCAGGAGCAGCGAGGCGTTGCCGGAGATGGCCAGCAGCGGATTGCGCAAATCATGGCCGAGGATGCCGAGGAACTGCTCTCGGAACACCGCCGTCCGCCGCGCGGCCTCCTCGCGCTTCAGTCCCTCCTCCACCCGCTTGCGCTCAATGGCATAGCGCAGCGCGCGCACCAGCAGCGGGCCCGTCACCTGTCCCTTCACGAGGTAGTCCTGCGCGCCCTGGTGGACGGCCTGCACCGCGAGCCGCTCGTCGTCCGTGCCGGTGAGCACCACCAGCGGGACGGAGGGCGCGGCCTGCAGCAGGTGGGAGATGTTGGCCAGCCCGTGCCCGTCCGGGAGGGACAAGTCGAGCAGCACCACGTCCAGGTGCGCGTCGCCCACCACGCGCAGCGCCTCGGAGAGGCGGTCCACGTGAAGCACCTCGAAGCGGGTGAGCGAGGAGGACTCCCGCAGCTCCTCGCGGAAGAGGCGCGCATCGCCGGGGTTGTCCTCCACCAGCAGCACGCGCAACGTCTGTTCGTCCACCGCCTTCGGGCTCATGGCGCCTCGGGCTGGGGCGGCAGGTGGACGACGGACAACCAGAAGTCGTCGATGGAGCGCACCACGGCGATGAACTGCTCCAGGTCCACCGGCTTGGAGATGTAGCAGTTCGCGTGCAAGTCGTAGGTGCGGAGGATGTCCTCCTCGGCCTTGGAGGTGGTGAGCACCACCACGGGGATGCGGCGCAGGGACGGGTCCGCCTTGATTTCGGCCAGCACCTCGCGCCCGTCCTTCCGGGGCAGGTTCAGGTCCAGGAGGATGAGGTCCGGCCGCGTCGCATAGGAGAAGTCGCCCTGCCGGCGCAGGAAGGCCAGCGCCTCCACGCCGTCGCGCGCCACCGACAGCGTGTTGCGCACCTTGCCCTCCTTGAGGGCCTCAATCGTCAGCCGCACGTCGCCGGGGTTGTCCTCCACGAGGAGGATTTCAATCGGGCGTCCAGATTCGTCGTGGCTCATGGTGCCTGGCCTTCCAGAGCGGGCGAGACGGCGGGCAGGGTGAACCAGAAGGCCGTCCCCTGCCC comes from Pyxidicoccus parkwaysis and encodes:
- a CDS encoding alpha/beta fold hydrolase, with the protein product MDTKTRSGAHAGKINGSYLTTRDGTQLYFKDWGPKNGQPVVFSHGWPLSSDAWEDQMLFLSEHGYRTIAHDRRGHGRSSQPWDGHDMDHFADDLAELTEALDLKKAIHVGHSTGGGEVARYIGRHGTSRVAKAVLVGAVPPIMLKTDWHPNGLPMEVFDGIRAGVRNDRAAFFKDLTMAFYGFNRPGVKVSEGLRESFWMQGMMGGLKAEYDCVKAFSETDFRADLAKFDVPTLVMHGDDDQIVPIDAGGRLTATLVKGATLKVYPGFSHGMAQINKDVINKDLLAFIKG
- a CDS encoding PAS domain-containing sensor histidine kinase: MAEAKAVSVSSLPPDLLGSLVDGASESIIVRDLEGRILLWNKASEALYGFPRDVMLGRHLHDGLNTHHPRTLARLERVVLEQGHWEGELRRTTASGEEKHVEVRWTVQPGPDGAPLRILEYGRDVTRLSDEVRASEARYRNLFEAMSTALFQMDTTRQRQLFADLEARGITDMAAYLEEEPGFLAAYMDAMFVSEVNEAAVRIMGARERSELIGQPVSRFWPPSSHPVVRRSLISSFQQSVTFEEETVNCRLDGSEIHTLFTLDASPELRARNMVLVGLTDLTERVKAQKALRQLQSEFAHASRLSMLGELTASIAHEVNQPLAAIAANGAAGARWLSRPQPDLDEVRAIHAHMVSDARRAADIIARIRAMASNKASERQRLSPNQVVEEAVAFLHHEIVAHEVDVRLVLSSGLPDIEADRVQLQQTVVNLALNAMQEMKRAHCARPRLDLMTLASNGELRCSIEDSGPGFPPEHHERLFQSFFTTKETGLGMGLAICRNIIEAHGGRIWAENLPTGGARFVFTVPFAR
- a CDS encoding response regulator, giving the protein MSSESLISVVDDDASVRTAVLSLLRSVGLKGLAFESAEAFLESGELTSTRLVITDIHMPGMSGIDLKQTLDARGSKVPVIMITARSDASVMERALACKPSCLLKKPFDSDELVACVERALAV
- a CDS encoding response regulator transcription factor, which produces MAEDAVIHIVDDDASLRTALQTLFRSVGMQARTYDSVKTFLDADRGDAPGCLLLDVRLPGTSGMAFQEQLESLGIDLPVIMMTGHGDIPMSVRAMKAGAVDFLAKPFREQDLLDAVAVAVERHRRRRAEREGLADLRRRYDSLSPREQQVMTLVTAGLLNKQVAGELKLSEITVKIHRGSVMRKMEADSLADLVRMAEALKLPKTLDALRGKSE
- a CDS encoding hybrid sensor histidine kinase/response regulator; its protein translation is MSPKAVDEQTLRVLLVEDNPGDARLFREELRESSSLTRFEVLHVDRLSEALRVVGDAHLDVVLLDLSLPDGHGLANISHLLQAAPSVPLVVLTGTDDERLAVQAVHQGAQDYLVKGQVTGPLLVRALRYAIERKRVEEGLKREEAARRTAVFREQFLGILGHDLRNPLLAISGNASLLLRYGGLAEPQRKAVSRISGSADRMARMIDDLFDFTRMRLGEGYALNRARMNLHDLLLQVVEELEVAHPGRRFELSLSGNGWGEWDAGRMAQATSNLVGNAVQYSPEDTAVTVALCDEDDGVRLEVHNWGLPIPSERLPHIFDPFVRAQDMCSVQRNGLGLGLYITHEIVRAHGGLLRVSSSPREGTRFWMHLPRHPYQGIGAAQPT
- a CDS encoding response regulator produces the protein MSHDESGRPIEILLVEDNPGDVRLTIEALKEGKVRNTLSVARDGVEALAFLRRQGDFSYATRPDLILLDLNLPRKDGREVLAEIKADPSLRRIPVVVLTTSKAEEDILRTYDLHANCYISKPVDLEQFIAVVRSIDDFWLSVVHLPPQPEAP